The Sulfurospirillum halorespirans DSM 13726 genome has a window encoding:
- a CDS encoding GGDEF domain-containing protein, whose amino-acid sequence MCIKSAWKTATSAFTCNVLVIALVYDFLINTEESYTMFNDKWQKLVEVADFAFQPIVNIYTGKLYAVEALIRNYEPAGFTTIDCIFDTAYSEKALYMIDVKLREKAIHKFSLLPFSKHIKLFYNLDNRITMMPDFKSGYTCELLSTYEMDTSNICFELSEKHQVGMYAGVDKLVLNLYKQQGYKMAIDDFGVGFSGLQMLFNADPNFIKIDRFFISDIHLSKKKKLFVNSIVQIAQAMGIFTIAEGVECEEEYIECKKLGCNMVQGYFVQRPTLNVHEISPSYEHLKMVSQNDKRKSGKIANIDKYLQKSHTVFIDSHINEVYDVLKSDKKIHFVPVLAHDLTPLGIIKDMDIKAYIYSNYGKALLYNMTQGSLKKIISHCGRADINDPIEKILKIYAFDDDNDAILITENEKYVGFLSSKVLLDIVNEKNIVDAKDQNPLTGLSGNRIINEFVANAVDGKEKVMMAYFDFDNFKPFNDYYGFRKGDRAITLFADILRSSVGFDECLVGHVGGDDFFLGWSLKDEDSFEKVYGIILEIVSKFAEDIKSFYCEQGLSTGYIMAKNRDGVIQQFSLMTVSAAVICHGFGYQHDLDDNELNEIFGVLKKSAKASPNHIACVDLGVINHCK is encoded by the coding sequence TTGTGCATAAAATCTGCGTGGAAAACTGCGACTAGCGCTTTTACATGTAATGTTTTAGTAATCGCTTTGGTGTATGATTTTCTCATCAACACAGAGGAATCATACACGATGTTCAATGACAAATGGCAAAAATTGGTCGAAGTGGCGGATTTTGCTTTTCAGCCCATTGTCAATATTTACACGGGCAAACTCTACGCCGTTGAAGCGCTGATACGCAATTACGAACCTGCTGGATTTACGACGATTGACTGCATTTTTGACACGGCTTACAGTGAGAAAGCACTCTACATGATCGATGTGAAATTGCGTGAAAAGGCGATTCACAAATTTTCGTTACTGCCGTTTTCCAAACATATTAAACTTTTTTACAATCTTGACAATCGCATCACGATGATGCCTGATTTTAAATCGGGTTACACGTGTGAACTGCTCTCCACCTACGAGATGGACACGTCTAACATCTGCTTTGAACTCTCCGAAAAACACCAAGTGGGCATGTATGCTGGGGTTGATAAACTCGTACTCAACCTCTACAAACAGCAAGGCTATAAGATGGCAATTGACGATTTTGGTGTCGGTTTTTCAGGGCTTCAAATGCTCTTTAATGCCGATCCAAATTTCATCAAAATCGACCGATTTTTTATCAGCGACATTCACCTCAGTAAAAAGAAGAAACTCTTCGTCAACTCCATCGTCCAAATCGCCCAAGCGATGGGAATTTTCACGATTGCCGAGGGCGTGGAGTGCGAAGAGGAGTACATCGAGTGTAAAAAACTTGGCTGCAATATGGTGCAAGGCTATTTTGTGCAACGACCAACGCTCAATGTCCATGAGATCTCTCCTTCGTACGAACATCTCAAGATGGTTTCTCAAAATGATAAACGTAAAAGTGGTAAGATCGCCAACATCGATAAATACCTGCAAAAGAGTCACACGGTTTTTATTGATTCGCACATCAACGAGGTGTACGATGTGCTTAAAAGCGATAAAAAGATCCATTTCGTGCCTGTACTGGCACACGATCTCACACCGCTTGGCATCATTAAAGACATGGATATTAAAGCCTACATCTACTCCAATTACGGCAAAGCATTGCTGTACAATATGACGCAAGGAAGCCTTAAAAAGATCATTTCGCATTGTGGAAGGGCGGACATCAACGATCCGATTGAAAAAATCCTCAAAATTTACGCGTTTGATGATGACAATGACGCGATTTTGATCACCGAAAATGAAAAATATGTGGGTTTTTTGAGTTCCAAAGTGCTTTTGGATATTGTCAATGAAAAAAATATTGTCGATGCCAAAGATCAAAATCCGCTTACAGGACTTTCAGGTAACCGCATCATTAATGAGTTTGTCGCAAATGCGGTGGATGGCAAAGAGAAAGTGATGATGGCGTACTTTGACTTTGATAACTTTAAACCCTTTAACGACTACTACGGCTTTCGCAAAGGAGACCGCGCCATTACGCTTTTTGCCGACATCCTTAGAAGCTCCGTTGGCTTTGATGAGTGTTTAGTAGGACATGTTGGTGGCGATGACTTCTTCCTTGGTTGGAGCCTTAAAGATGAAGATAGCTTTGAGAAAGTGTATGGCATTATTTTGGAAATCGTGAGTAAATTTGCAGAGGACATCAAGAGTTTTTACTGCGAACAGGGGCTAAGTACGGGGTACATTATGGCAAAAAACCGCGATGGCGTGATTCAGCAGTTCTCTTTGATGACCGTTAGTGCGGCAGTCATCTGCCATGGATTTGGCTATCAACACGATCTGGATGATAACGAACTCAACGAAATCTTTGGCGTCTTAAAAAAGAGTGCCAAAGCCTCGCCTAATCATATTGCGTGCGTCGATTTAGGGGTGATTAATCACTGTAAATAA
- a CDS encoding substrate-binding periplasmic protein has translation MQFRSHFVYGIIAVILGMTSLIGSDISLYAVPNPPFSFRDKGAIKGLSIDLLEASLVSLRPQFSQDEIEFDAWNKMYDEALKHPRSYLVTAVKLKEREPFFYWLGPVATVKLAVITKRGMDLPKGKTTLEILRPLRIVTIKETSSEKLLFQEIGEKHGLNITRVSTPIQGYKMLEYGRVDALVYTDVPFVYHLISENQDVAQYRLAHVILNTDYYICVGKEIPKEQMSIMQAQLNRLKEPDGKGSSMYERIVSHYLKGAVLQP, from the coding sequence ATGCAGTTTCGATCTCATTTTGTGTATGGAATAATTGCCGTTATTTTAGGGATGACGTCTCTCATCGGGAGCGACATTTCACTCTACGCCGTCCCCAATCCTCCGTTTAGTTTTCGCGACAAAGGTGCTATTAAAGGGTTAAGTATTGATCTTTTGGAAGCGAGTCTTGTCTCTTTACGACCCCAATTTTCCCAAGACGAAATTGAATTTGATGCGTGGAATAAAATGTACGATGAAGCCCTCAAACATCCAAGATCTTACTTAGTAACCGCAGTGAAGCTCAAAGAAAGAGAACCTTTTTTTTACTGGTTAGGGCCTGTTGCGACGGTAAAATTAGCGGTGATTACCAAACGAGGAATGGACCTGCCCAAGGGGAAAACGACGTTAGAGATTTTACGTCCGCTTCGCATTGTGACGATTAAAGAGACTTCGTCTGAAAAACTGCTTTTTCAAGAGATTGGCGAAAAGCATGGTCTGAACATTACCCGTGTTTCAACCCCGATTCAAGGCTATAAAATGTTGGAGTATGGCAGAGTTGACGCGCTTGTCTATACCGATGTTCCTTTTGTGTACCATCTGATCAGTGAAAATCAAGACGTCGCGCAGTACCGCTTGGCGCATGTGATTTTGAACACCGATTATTATATCTGCGTGGGCAAAGAGATTCCTAAAGAGCAGATGAGCATCATGCAAGCGCAGCTGAACCGTCTTAAAGAGCCTGACGGTAAAGGTTCAAGCATGTATGAGCGTATTGTCTCGCACTACCTCAAAGGTGCTGTGCTTCAGCCTTAA
- a CDS encoding ABC transporter permease, with the protein MQTISLSHLLYLLPPLVLVAFFYYRWVGDKTEIAVATLRMSVQLILIGYVLTSLFHTNSLWLLTLLIAVMITVASLIARRNIRAQNLQSYLVILGSITVGGTLSLALVLGGVLELENPLDPRYVIPLAGMIYANAMNAISLCAERYDKEREHHSMEKARAIAFKASMIPQINSFLAVGFVSLPGMMTGQILSGVDPLIAVRYQIVVMAMILSSGAISTILYLLYQTRTQGDV; encoded by the coding sequence ATGCAAACGATCTCGCTTTCTCACCTGCTTTACCTGCTTCCACCGCTTGTTTTGGTTGCTTTTTTCTATTACCGTTGGGTCGGAGACAAAACAGAGATTGCTGTTGCAACGCTTCGCATGAGTGTTCAGCTCATCCTTATTGGCTATGTGCTCACTTCCCTTTTTCACACCAACTCGCTGTGGCTTTTAACGCTTCTGATCGCGGTCATGATCACGGTGGCGTCACTGATTGCGAGGCGCAATATTCGCGCTCAAAATCTTCAAAGTTATCTGGTTATTTTGGGAAGCATCACCGTAGGTGGCACACTCAGCCTTGCCCTTGTGTTAGGCGGCGTGTTGGAGCTTGAAAATCCACTCGATCCGCGCTATGTCATTCCTCTAGCTGGTATGATCTATGCCAATGCGATGAATGCGATCTCGTTGTGTGCGGAGCGTTATGACAAAGAGCGTGAGCATCACAGCATGGAAAAAGCGCGCGCTATCGCGTTTAAAGCTTCGATGATTCCTCAGATCAATTCGTTTTTAGCCGTAGGTTTTGTCTCACTGCCTGGCATGATGACGGGGCAAATTCTCTCAGGTGTCGATCCTCTCATTGCCGTGCGCTACCAAATTGTCGTGATGGCGATGATTTTGAGCAGTGGCGCGATCAGCACGATTTTGTACCTTCTGTATCAAACGCGCACACAAGGTGACGTTTAA
- a CDS encoding acetyl-CoA carboxylase biotin carboxylase subunit, whose amino-acid sequence MDARKITKVLIANRGEIALRIIRACKELEIKSVCVFSTIDANGVWVRKADESYLLKGDPIQAYLDYKNIVALAIEVGADAIHPGYGFLSENADFAQYCIDHDIAFIGPKPDHIALFGDKMASKIAMKAVGVPVLGGTDQPILEMDAAIRVAREIGFPVIIKAAFGGGGKGMRIVKKEEEFIPMFEAATKEAERFFGRGDAFIEKYVQNPRHIEVQVMADKFGNVIHLGERDCSIQRRHQKVVEIAPSPRLNPKVRNELLRASKKAMFKLGYESVGTVEYLVDEDDNFFFIEMNTRVQVEHTITEAITGIDIVQSMIRIAEGEPLPTMQEDIKFRGYAIECRINAEDPKNGFIPSSGRITTYLSPGGPGVRLDAIGFKDYVVPTNYDSMIGKLIVVGIDWDGVVRKARRALDEFIISGIPTNIPLHRQIMRDEDFKNGIFNTTYLDKKLPTFTLDAIHDIEEDEIKHEHIAAIVAALKNQGL is encoded by the coding sequence GTGGACGCACGAAAAATCACAAAGGTATTGATCGCCAATCGCGGTGAAATCGCGCTTAGGATCATTAGGGCATGTAAAGAGTTGGAGATTAAGAGTGTTTGTGTTTTTTCAACGATTGATGCGAATGGTGTTTGGGTTCGTAAGGCAGATGAGAGTTATCTGCTCAAGGGCGATCCAATTCAGGCTTATCTGGATTATAAAAATATCGTAGCACTTGCCATCGAGGTTGGTGCAGACGCGATTCATCCAGGATACGGATTTTTGTCTGAAAATGCTGATTTTGCGCAGTATTGTATCGATCATGACATTGCTTTCATTGGTCCAAAGCCGGATCATATCGCTCTTTTTGGTGACAAAATGGCATCAAAAATTGCCATGAAAGCCGTCGGTGTTCCCGTTCTTGGCGGTACCGATCAGCCCATTCTTGAGATGGATGCGGCGATTCGTGTGGCACGTGAGATTGGTTTTCCTGTGATCATCAAAGCAGCCTTTGGTGGTGGTGGAAAAGGGATGCGTATTGTCAAAAAAGAGGAAGAGTTTATTCCGATGTTTGAAGCCGCAACCAAAGAGGCAGAGCGCTTTTTTGGCAGGGGCGATGCGTTTATTGAAAAATACGTGCAAAATCCTCGCCACATTGAAGTGCAAGTCATGGCGGATAAATTTGGCAATGTAATTCACTTAGGCGAACGCGACTGTTCGATCCAACGTCGCCATCAAAAAGTGGTGGAGATCGCTCCAAGTCCGAGGCTTAACCCCAAAGTCCGCAATGAACTGCTTCGTGCGTCTAAAAAAGCGATGTTTAAACTGGGCTACGAGAGCGTGGGAACGGTGGAGTATTTGGTCGATGAGGACGATAACTTCTTCTTTATCGAGATGAACACGAGGGTTCAAGTGGAGCATACGATCACAGAGGCGATTACGGGCATCGACATCGTTCAAAGTATGATCCGCATTGCTGAGGGCGAACCCCTTCCTACCATGCAAGAAGACATCAAATTTAGAGGCTACGCGATTGAGTGTCGTATCAACGCGGAAGACCCTAAAAATGGCTTTATTCCCTCTTCGGGTCGCATTACGACTTACCTCTCTCCCGGCGGTCCTGGTGTGAGACTTGATGCCATTGGTTTTAAAGATTATGTGGTGCCGACCAACTATGATTCGATGATTGGCAAACTCATTGTTGTGGGCATAGACTGGGATGGTGTGGTACGCAAAGCCAGACGTGCTTTGGATGAGTTTATCATCTCGGGAATTCCTACCAATATTCCACTGCATCGTCAAATTATGCGGGACGAAGATTTTAAAAATGGTATCTTTAACACGACCTATCTCGATAAAAAACTTCCCACCTTTACCTTAGACGCGATCCATGACATCGAAGAAGATGAGATCAAACATGAGCACATCGCTGCGATTGTGGCAGCACTTAAAAATCAAGGGTTGTAA
- the ciaB gene encoding invasion protein CiaB, with amino-acid sequence MMSQKFENDLRRFYDLLGERQRELGNYFSIVESQTYDKRMEAVIDTFLDSVELSLIRENRVAALTRLINLRDEQLVQALEKEGKDEVFVTQAKEKAYLWVSEFYLKAHGELLAHVDKEWLFSPFYRRILRGVHEVGLALSSWQSSWNEHIINTINPLLELEYAKDQEAIAQMLHVNGLLDPSPNGEEGDRSYSVLEKVEGGYIAKAYATAFTKEVQQVRSALQSLCDDLYEMDDPDWDHKTFYIDYFRALDEAFGEEERSELIARWAEVDRRWMKITTPIQIGHPLEYYEDHYKKAVALEWDVRISNPENKGAYGTFDRILNMFTTLFDQNGENVLHVKENVLSNLKRVQLYIGRPALFYAAEFNGLFSAQVVPNDETVSQELGKKIFAFSDNILDSLRAKPFLKINQQVFGKAFMDAEREIIFHQAPLWHQVYEVSTIGHEFGHILWMDHDTETRMNQSGVFKNIEEFKATTGGLVAFFMKEDETLKMALLRDVIKRSVGLIAWMKTGEVEPYYCEGLIHLSGLFQSGVLAFDETLTIDLRVEAYERLKAWYLKTYTELLQHYLSKRDAKLFLERFTCKEGGFYMPNSEVIQKFVDYYWALHQRMGRDIDESVHREEWL; translated from the coding sequence ATGATGAGCCAGAAATTTGAAAATGATTTAAGACGATTTTACGATCTTTTAGGGGAGCGCCAAAGGGAGCTTGGGAATTACTTTAGTATTGTGGAGTCACAAACGTACGATAAACGTATGGAAGCGGTTATCGACACTTTTTTAGACAGCGTTGAGCTTTCGTTGATTCGCGAAAACAGGGTTGCAGCCCTCACACGTCTGATCAACCTTCGGGATGAACAGCTGGTGCAAGCGTTGGAAAAAGAGGGGAAAGATGAGGTTTTTGTTACACAAGCAAAAGAGAAAGCTTATCTTTGGGTGAGTGAATTTTACCTCAAAGCGCACGGTGAACTTTTGGCACATGTGGATAAAGAGTGGCTTTTTTCACCGTTTTACCGACGCATATTGCGTGGTGTTCATGAGGTCGGTCTGGCTTTAAGCAGCTGGCAATCGTCGTGGAATGAGCACATTATCAACACGATCAATCCTCTTTTGGAACTGGAATACGCCAAAGACCAAGAAGCGATCGCGCAGATGTTACATGTAAACGGCTTGCTCGATCCATCACCCAATGGTGAAGAGGGTGATCGCTCCTATTCGGTGCTTGAAAAAGTGGAGGGCGGTTATATCGCAAAAGCCTATGCAACAGCGTTTACAAAAGAAGTTCAGCAGGTTAGAAGTGCGTTGCAGAGTTTGTGTGATGATCTGTACGAGATGGACGATCCTGATTGGGATCACAAAACGTTTTACATTGACTATTTTAGAGCACTTGATGAGGCGTTTGGGGAAGAGGAGCGCAGTGAACTGATTGCTAGATGGGCGGAAGTGGATCGCAGATGGATGAAAATCACCACGCCGATTCAGATCGGTCATCCTTTGGAATACTACGAAGATCACTACAAAAAAGCGGTCGCTTTGGAGTGGGATGTGCGAATCTCCAATCCTGAAAACAAAGGGGCGTACGGCACGTTTGATCGCATTTTAAATATGTTTACCACGTTGTTTGATCAAAACGGTGAAAATGTTTTACATGTAAAAGAGAATGTTCTCTCAAACCTAAAGCGCGTACAGCTCTACATCGGGCGTCCTGCTCTGTTTTATGCTGCGGAATTTAACGGACTTTTCTCCGCGCAAGTGGTTCCCAATGACGAAACGGTCAGTCAAGAGCTCGGCAAAAAGATCTTTGCCTTTTCCGATAACATCTTGGATTCTTTGCGTGCGAAACCCTTTTTAAAAATTAACCAGCAGGTTTTTGGCAAAGCGTTTATGGACGCGGAACGTGAGATCATCTTTCATCAAGCGCCGCTATGGCATCAGGTGTATGAAGTGAGCACCATCGGGCATGAATTTGGGCATATTTTATGGATGGACCACGACACCGAAACGCGGATGAATCAAAGTGGGGTGTTTAAAAATATCGAAGAGTTTAAAGCGACTACGGGTGGCTTGGTTGCGTTTTTTATGAAAGAAGATGAAACGCTTAAAATGGCGCTGTTACGCGATGTCATCAAGCGCTCTGTGGGGCTCATTGCCTGGATGAAAACGGGCGAAGTGGAGCCTTATTATTGTGAAGGGTTGATCCATCTTAGCGGACTCTTTCAAAGCGGTGTCTTGGCGTTTGATGAAACCTTAACGATCGATCTTCGCGTTGAAGCGTATGAACGACTCAAAGCGTGGTATCTTAAAACCTATACGGAATTGTTGCAGCATTACCTCTCAAAACGGGATGCAAAACTCTTTTTGGAGCGTTTTACATGTAAAGAAGGTGGATTTTACATGCCAAATTCAGAAGTGATTCAGAAGTTTGTGGACTATTATTGGGCGTTGCATCAACGTATGGGACGCGACATTGATGAGAGTGTGCATCGCGAAGAGTGGCTATAA
- a CDS encoding inorganic phosphate transporter, producing MFVLWDALNDVGSLTIALLLLSLGIALFYEMINGFHDTANAVAMIIYTHSMKAKYSVIMSGIMNFLGVVTGGIGVAYAIVHLLPLDIMVETNQNAALAMVYSLLISAVIWNFGTWYFALPVSSSHSLIGSIIGVSATFGILNGFDLSHSVNWKVVYTVLTGLALSPVIGFGLAFLLMKLSRKYIDNPKLFKSPNDEDKRKHPSFLARMGIVATGAGVSFAHGSNDGQKGIGLIMIILIGILPNYYALNMDSHHYKITQTRDAANNLSRFYTDNSEKLIQLVNEKRLISALKTKNTIAECNVNNIAETTSLIALKLDGLNSYKELTSKDIWSIRTSILCTDHFFSQAEKIYLLTDKDKSDYIITQRKALVAPIEYAPYWVIMAVALAIGIGTMIGYQRIVHTIGEKIGAKPINYMQGTVAQATAMITILLANMAHAPVSTTHILSSAVTGSMVAEPDGGIQKGTVKVIVLSWLFTLPVTALLGSAIYIGLNFLMK from the coding sequence ATGTTTGTACTTTGGGATGCCTTGAATGATGTCGGCTCGCTGACAATTGCTTTATTACTTCTCTCACTCGGTATTGCTCTTTTTTACGAAATGATCAACGGTTTTCACGACACTGCCAATGCCGTTGCCATGATTATTTACACACACTCCATGAAGGCAAAATACTCTGTCATCATGTCGGGCATTATGAACTTTTTAGGCGTTGTGACAGGTGGTATCGGTGTTGCTTATGCTATTGTTCACCTACTTCCTCTGGACATCATGGTTGAAACAAATCAAAATGCCGCCTTAGCCATGGTGTATTCGCTTCTTATCTCGGCGGTTATTTGGAACTTTGGCACATGGTATTTTGCACTGCCCGTATCGAGTTCGCATTCACTGATTGGCTCGATCATCGGCGTCAGTGCTACATTTGGTATTTTAAATGGGTTTGATCTTTCCCATAGCGTTAACTGGAAAGTGGTTTATACGGTTTTAACAGGGCTCGCTTTATCTCCCGTTATCGGCTTTGGTTTAGCGTTTTTACTGATGAAATTATCTCGAAAGTACATTGATAATCCAAAACTATTTAAATCGCCTAACGACGAGGATAAGCGAAAACATCCTAGTTTCTTGGCACGTATGGGCATTGTTGCAACAGGGGCAGGCGTTAGTTTTGCGCATGGTTCCAATGATGGTCAAAAAGGTATCGGTCTTATTATGATCATTCTTATTGGTATTTTGCCTAACTATTATGCGCTCAATATGGACTCACATCACTATAAAATCACCCAAACCAGAGATGCTGCCAATAACCTCTCACGCTTTTATACCGACAATAGCGAGAAGTTGATACAGCTTGTCAATGAAAAACGACTTATTAGCGCCCTAAAAACTAAAAATACCATTGCAGAGTGTAATGTCAATAATATTGCGGAGACGACCTCACTCATTGCCTTGAAATTGGATGGATTAAACTCCTATAAAGAGCTCACGTCCAAAGATATCTGGAGTATTCGTACCAGCATCTTATGCACAGACCATTTCTTCTCCCAAGCAGAAAAAATCTATCTCCTCACGGATAAAGACAAATCGGATTATATTATTACCCAAAGAAAAGCGTTGGTTGCGCCTATTGAGTATGCACCGTATTGGGTTATTATGGCAGTTGCATTAGCAATTGGCATTGGGACTATGATAGGGTATCAAAGAATCGTCCATACGATTGGTGAAAAAATTGGTGCAAAACCCATCAATTACATGCAAGGAACCGTTGCACAAGCTACGGCTATGATCACCATTTTACTCGCCAATATGGCACATGCTCCTGTGAGTACCACCCATATTTTATCCAGTGCTGTAACAGGATCTATGGTTGCAGAACCTGATGGTGGTATTCAAAAAGGAACGGTGAAAGTGATTGTGCTTTCATGGCTCTTCACATTGCCTGTTACAGCGCTACTGGGCTCGGCAATTTATATTGGTCTTAACTTTTTGATGAAGTAA
- a CDS encoding DEAD/DEAH box helicase, protein MLFSDLKLSPALLKAIHDEGYTTPTPVQEKAIPSILEGRDMLAGAQTGTGKTAGFTLPILELLSQKPHNNKAKPLLRVLILTPTRELAAQVGESVKAYGKYLPFKSAVIFGGVGIHPQIQTLRSGIDILVATPGRLLDHISQGTIDLRHIDTFVLDEADRMLDMGFIKDIRRVISLLPAKRQNLLFSATYSDDIKKLCESILKNPAIVEVARRNTSSELVNQRVIIVDCKRKTALLGKLINENKWEQVLVFTRTKHHANKVSEYLAKIGISSAAIHGNKSQSARTKALADFKNGSIKVLAATDIAARGLDIDQLPHVVNLELPNIAEDYVHRIGRTGRAGNNGEAISLVCVDEHDYLRGIEKLINKKFEREIIEGFEPDPNIKAEPIQQGRGPKPQGQPRRRDNAPREYVEKRRERQR, encoded by the coding sequence ATGTTATTTTCAGATTTAAAACTCAGCCCTGCGCTTTTAAAAGCGATTCACGATGAAGGCTACACGACCCCAACACCCGTACAAGAAAAAGCGATTCCTTCCATTTTAGAAGGTCGCGACATGCTTGCAGGTGCGCAAACGGGTACGGGAAAAACCGCTGGCTTCACCCTGCCTATTTTAGAACTTCTCTCTCAAAAACCGCATAATAACAAAGCCAAACCTCTTCTTCGTGTACTCATTCTCACACCTACCCGTGAGCTTGCCGCTCAAGTTGGGGAGAGTGTTAAAGCGTATGGTAAATATTTACCGTTTAAAAGTGCCGTTATTTTCGGAGGCGTGGGTATTCATCCACAAATTCAAACTTTGCGCTCTGGCATTGACATCCTTGTTGCAACACCGGGTCGTTTGCTAGACCACATTTCACAAGGTACGATTGATCTTAGACATATCGACACCTTTGTGCTTGATGAAGCAGACAGAATGCTTGATATGGGATTTATCAAAGATATTCGCCGTGTCATTTCCCTCCTTCCTGCAAAACGCCAAAACCTGCTCTTTTCAGCAACTTACTCCGATGACATCAAAAAACTGTGTGAGTCGATCTTGAAAAATCCAGCGATTGTCGAAGTAGCACGTCGCAATACCTCCAGCGAACTCGTGAACCAACGTGTCATTATTGTAGATTGTAAACGTAAAACGGCACTTTTAGGCAAACTGATCAATGAAAATAAATGGGAGCAAGTGTTGGTCTTTACGAGAACCAAACACCATGCCAATAAAGTCTCTGAATACCTTGCCAAAATCGGCATCAGTTCAGCCGCCATTCACGGAAACAAAAGTCAAAGTGCACGTACCAAAGCCCTCGCTGATTTTAAAAATGGTTCAATTAAAGTGCTTGCGGCTACAGACATCGCAGCACGCGGTCTGGACATCGACCAACTCCCTCATGTTGTCAATCTTGAACTTCCTAACATTGCGGAAGACTACGTTCACCGTATCGGCAGAACGGGACGCGCAGGAAATAACGGCGAAGCCATCTCTTTAGTGTGTGTGGATGAGCATGATTATTTACGTGGCATTGAAAAACTGATCAACAAAAAATTTGAGCGTGAAATCATCGAAGGCTTTGAACCCGATCCAAACATCAAAGCAGAACCCATTCAGCAAGGTCGTGGCCCAAAACCACAAGGACAACCAAGACGCAGAGACAACGCGCCTCGTGAATACGTCGAGAAAAGAAGAGAACGACAGCGATGA
- a CDS encoding YaiI/YqxD family protein — protein MMIYVDADAFPNTLKEILLRAVFKRGITTHFIANKKIPLQDSPLLSMIIVAQGADEADHYIVEHAECSDLVITADIPLADRLVSKGVLALDPRGTIYDESNIKSLLAMRNLMQELRDAGEITGGPSAIGEKQKRAFADALNALLQKILIK, from the coding sequence ATGATGATCTACGTTGATGCCGATGCCTTTCCTAATACGCTCAAAGAAATTCTTCTTCGAGCGGTCTTCAAACGCGGCATCACCACTCATTTTATCGCCAATAAAAAGATACCGCTTCAAGACTCACCTTTGCTTAGCATGATCATCGTAGCGCAAGGGGCGGATGAAGCGGATCACTACATCGTCGAACATGCTGAGTGTTCAGATTTGGTCATTACGGCTGACATCCCTTTAGCAGACCGATTGGTCAGCAAAGGCGTACTTGCGCTTGATCCTAGAGGGACGATTTACGATGAGAGCAACATTAAAAGTCTGCTCGCCATGCGCAATTTAATGCAAGAGCTTCGCGATGCTGGAGAGATTACTGGAGGACCAAGTGCCATTGGTGAAAAACAAAAACGTGCTTTTGCCGATGCACTCAATGCCCTCTTACAAAAAATATTAATAAAATGA
- a CDS encoding IS982 family transposase, whose translation MERDIITVYCLIDEYLKVSGIKDDVRAEISNAEVLLIGYMAVNDFNGNYFKAHQYVKMMHLVKEIDYTRFLRRLVKINDVLSTLFLFLGSLFQRLNGAKIYSVDSFPVELCQITRQSRVRLWSDPSLKGYNASKGRFFYGLKVHMVVTTDKEPVMVHISQGSIHDVTAGYQFMHNLPKESITIGDKGYISSKLEAFLKRFDIVLSPIGRSNMPREDFNEYCTKRRIRKGVETAFSMITAKFGKVIKATTIGGFLTKLRLFITAYAINCFLKLSDHKKALLFN comes from the coding sequence ATGGAGCGAGATATTATAACCGTTTATTGTTTAATTGATGAGTATTTGAAGGTATCAGGGATAAAAGATGATGTTAGAGCTGAGATTAGTAATGCAGAAGTGCTGCTTATCGGGTATATGGCAGTGAATGATTTTAATGGCAACTATTTCAAAGCACATCAGTATGTTAAGATGATGCACTTGGTGAAAGAGATTGACTACACGAGATTTTTGCGCCGCTTAGTAAAAATCAATGACGTGTTGTCCACACTTTTTTTGTTTTTAGGCTCATTGTTTCAGCGATTAAACGGTGCCAAGATTTACTCCGTAGATTCTTTTCCTGTTGAATTGTGTCAGATAACGAGGCAAAGCAGAGTCAGATTGTGGAGTGATCCATCTTTGAAAGGTTACAATGCATCCAAAGGGAGATTCTTTTATGGGCTTAAAGTCCATATGGTGGTGACGACAGATAAAGAACCTGTGATGGTTCATATCTCACAAGGCTCTATACACGATGTTACGGCTGGGTATCAATTCATGCACAATCTCCCCAAAGAATCGATTACGATTGGAGATAAAGGTTATATTTCATCAAAGTTAGAAGCTTTTTTAAAACGATTTGATATTGTACTATCGCCTATTGGACGTAGCAATATGCCAAGAGAAGATTTTAATGAGTATTGTACCAAGCGTAGAATTAGAAAAGGTGTAGAAACTGCCTTTTCTATGATAACTGCTAAATTTGGTAAAGTAATCAAGGCTACAACCATTGGTGGCTTTTTAACAAAGCTTAGACTCTTCATCACTGCTTATGCTATCAACTGCTTTTTGAAGCTTAGTGATCACAAAAAAGCCCTTCTGTTTAACTAG